The Sebastes umbrosus isolate fSebUmb1 chromosome 19, fSebUmb1.pri, whole genome shotgun sequence genome has a segment encoding these proteins:
- the LOC119478567 gene encoding uncharacterized protein LOC119478567, whose amino-acid sequence MRQAPFTACHDRIDPEPYITACTNTLCNYPAVDGLNCQLLEAYAKACSLKDVTLKNWRSTVGCFAASQVDLNLSDPQNIVTGHVNISTCPITFYGRTYSMLDLLIQDSVLSVCFKNDAAENATACLSVGDNGNATKVGWGIKTTSTDRSDIIKGSELPQLVSSSQCHIALKTNGPDGDYAELKLFNFGAQTAAGAVLMISDHFSMSAMVDDSTVDSWAISKAVLNGSEFFMDLSGCRLSGRQIRWFPKKGLGLFRDPLNQGCPKWGPRAKLVKFNIKLISYHLPDVTLAADSEKLNPGTCLKEVCDKHAVASTVSSCGAKEVCQDNVKCVAKTPLVCTVTGSTVIDFFGRVHSIPDRCDYLLMGNGGLEIAAGFSERRRKDVPFLKKCLIKSGNTELFLVPDGRLLDGHTGKYIELNATTQWIQGVELSKDHTGITAKLPNSNMTLFFDGTTAHVSGFAEDVNGLCGNPTNSSLTTTPSAEKTTFPECEIQHNDTIDSSINCNRSTEHCNLMRQAPFTACHDRIDPEPYITACTNTLCNYPAVDGLNCQLLEAYAKACSLKDVTLKNWRSTVGCSGGLLPGSCHGLDCSRHEFCGEHNGGSACLCRAMFASKYKPKHALGEPAVCMQNSATVTLAGCLLLDKGIDYSVLHLKDPSCAGDMDNETHMISFSFNSSNNCGTEVMTNNSQILCKNTIMVRNSTLNGVITRHDQVEIDFSCLYQMPDIRSVSFRINDSSVVQKIQSGVWNYTLIMSAYNDPSLTQLIKPNTDIQLNQTVWLELKAEELDDDMVAIVTDSCWATSQVSPNSSLRYDLVINKCPNPADKTVRMEGNGEGTSNSFSFNMFEFSGQSPEYYLYCQVELCSTQGQTCAPSCGKSRRRSSKSKLGESALITMAWSN is encoded by the exons ATGAGGCAGGCACCTTTCACTGCTTGTCACGACCGCATTGACCCAGAGCCGTACATAACCGCCTGCACAAACACTTTGTGCAATTACCCGGCGGTGGACGGTCTCAACTGCCAGTTGTTGGAGGCTTATGCCAAGGCCTGCAGTCTGAAGGACGTCACACTGAAGAACTGGAGGTCAACGGTTGGCTGCT TTGCTGCCAGCCAGGTTGACCTCAATCTGTCTGACCCACAAAACATTGTTACTGGACATGTGAACATCAGCACGTGTCCCATCACCTTCTATGGACGCACATACTCAATGCTGGAT CTGTTGATCCAAGATTCAGTTCTTTCAGTTTGTTTCAAAAATGACGCAGCTGAAAACGCAACAGCCTGTCTTTCCGTGGGTGATAACGGCAATGCAACCAAAGTTGGTTGGGGGATAAAAACTACCTCTACGGACAGGTCAGATATTATTAAAGGTTCCGAGCTGCCACAGTTGGTGTCCTCTTCACAATGCCATATTGCACTGAAGACCAACGGACCAGATGGAGACTAT GCGGAGTTAAAGCTGTTCAACTTTGGGGCACAAACAGCTGCTGGTGCCGTTTTGATGATTTCCGATCATTTT AGCATGAGTGCAATGGTCGATGACTCAACTGTGGATTCATGGGCAATTTCTAAAGCTGTATTGAATGGAAGCGAATTTTTCATGGACTTGAGCGGATGCAGACTGTCAGGTAGGCAAATCCGGTGGTTCCCAAAGAAGGGACTGGGGCTCTTCAGGGATCCTCTAAACCAGGGCTGTCCAAAGTGGGGCCCGCGGGCCAAA TTGGTGAAGTTTAATATTAAACTCATTTCCTATCACCTCCCAGATGTCACTTTGGCAGCCGATTCAGAGAAGTTAAACCCAGGAACCTGCCTCAAAGAAGTCTGTGATAAACATGCAGTCGCCAGTACTGTCAGTTCATGTGGAGCCAAGGAGGTTTGCCAGGACAACGTCAA GTGCGTTGCAAAAACCCCTCTCGTGTGCACTGTGACCGGCTCCACTGTCATCGATTTCTTCGGCAGAGTCCACTCTATCCCGGATCGGTGTGATTACCTCCTGATGGGAAACGGGGGTTTGGAAATCGCAGCGGGTTTCTCGGAGCGAAGGCGTAAAGATGTGccatttttgaaaaaatgtctaatAAAGTCGGGGAATACAGAACTGTTTCTGGTACCAGATGGAAGACTTTTG GATGGGCATACTGGCAAATACATAGAGCTCAACGCCACGACTCAGTGGATTCAGGGTGTGGAGCTCTCCAAGGACCACACTGGAATTACTGCCAAGTTGCCTAACTCCAACATGACACTCTTTTTTGATGGCACCACCGCACATGTGTCAG GATTTGCTGAAGATGTAAACGGCTTGTGTGGCAACCCCACAAATTCCAGCCTAACCACCACTCCGAGTGCAGAGAAGACCACTTTCCCTGA ATGCGAGATTCAGCACAACGACACCATTGACAGTTCGATCAACTGCAACCGCTCAACTGAACA CTGTAATCTCATGAGGCAGGCACCTTTCACTGCTTGTCACGACCGCATTGACCCAGAGCCGTACATAACCGCCTGCACAAACACTTTGTGCAATTACCCGGCGGTGGACGGTCTCAACTGCCAGTTGTTGGAGGCTTATGCCAAGGCCTGCAGTCTGAAGGACGTCACACTGAAGAACTGGAGGTCAACGGTTGGCTGCT CTGGTGGACTCCTGCCGGGCTCCTGTCACGGCCTGGACTGCAGCCGACATGAGTTCTGTGGAGAGCACAACGGTGGATCCGCCTGCTTGTGTCGGGCCATGTTTGCCTCCAAGTACAAACCAAAACACGCTTTAG GCGAACCGGCAGTCTGCATGCAGAACTCTGCCACTGTGACTCTGGCTGGATGTCTGCTGCTGGACAAAGGCATCGACTACTCCGTCCTGCACCTCAAGGACCCGAGCTGCGCAGGTGACATGGACAACGAGACCCACATGATAAGTTTCAGctttaacagcagcaacaactgTGGGACGGAGGTTATG ACGAACAACAGCCAAATCCTCTGCAAGAACACCATCATGGTGAGGAACAGCACCTTGAACGGCGTCATCACCCGCCACGACCAAGTAGAGATCGACTTCTCCTGCCTCTACCAGATGCCAGACATCAGGAGTGTGTCCTTCAGGATCAAtgacag cTCTGTGGTGCAGAAGATTCAATCTGGAGTTTGGAATTACACTCTGATAATGAGCGCCTACAACGACCCCAGCCTCACGCAGCTTATCAAGCCGAACACTGACATCCAACTGAACCAGACGGTCTGGCTGGAGCTGAAGGCGGAGGAGCTGGACGACGACATGGTCGCCATAGTGACCGACTCCTGCTGGGCAACCAGCCAGGTGTCACCTAATAGTAGTCTGCGATACGACCTCGTCATTAACAA ATGCCCGAACCCCGCTGACAAGACGGTGCGCATGGAGGGAAACGGAGAGGGAACGTCCAACTCTTTCTCTTTCAACATGTTTGAGTTCTCTGGGCAAAGCCCTGAATACTACCTGTACTGCCAAGTGGAGCTGTGCTCAACACAAGGCCAAACCTGTGCTCCG AGCTGCGGAAAAAGCAGACGCAGATCTTCCAAGTCTAAACTTGGAGAATCTGCCCTCATCACTATGGCCTGGAGTAACTAA
- the LOC119478568 gene encoding mucin-6-like: MGSVDVTLTADSEKLNPGTCLKEVCDKHAVASTVSSCGAKEVCQDNVKCGIQHNDTIDSSINCNRSTEHCNLMRQAPFTACHDRIDPEPYITACTNTLCNYPAVDGLNCQLLEAYAKACSLKDVTLKNWRSTVGCFAASQVDLNLSDPQNIVTGHVNISTCPITFYGRTYSMLDLLIQDSVLSVCFKNDAAENATACLSVGDNGNATKVGWGIKTTSTDRSDIIKGSELPQLVSSSQCHIALKTNGPDGDYAELKLFNFGAQTAAGAVLMISDHFSMSAMVDDSTVDSWAISKAVLNGSEFFMDLSGCRLSDVTLAADSEKLNPGTCLKEVCDKHAVASTVSSCGAKEVCQDNVKCGIQHNDTIDSSINCNRSTEHCNLMRQAPFTACHDRIDPEPYITACTNTLCNYPAVDGLNCQLLEAYAKACSLKNVTLKNWRSTVGCCKIQFDFYY; this comes from the exons atgggttctgtgg ATGTCACTTTGACAGCCGATTCAGAGAAGTTAAACCCAGGAACCTGCCTCAAAGAAGTCTGTGATAAACATGCAGTCGCCAGTACTGTCAGTTCATGTGGAGCCAAGGAGGTTTGCCAGGACAACGTCAA ATGCGGGATTCAGCACAACGACACCATTGACAGTTCGATCAACTGCAACCGCTCAACTGAACA CTGTAATCTCATGAGGCAGGCACCTTTCACTGCTTGTCACGACCGCATTGACCCAGAGCCGTACATAACCGCCTGCACAAACACTTTGTGCAATTACCCGGCGGTGGACGGTCTCAACTGCCAGTTGTTGGAGGCTTATGCCAAGGCCTGCAGTCTGAAGGACGTCACACTGAAGAACTGGAGGTCAACGGTTGGCTGCT TTGCTGCCAGCCAGGTTGACCTCAATCTGTCTGACCCACAAAACATTGTTACTGGACATGTGAACATCAGCACGTGTCCCATCACCTTCTATGGACGCACATACTCAATGCTGGAT CTGTTGATCCAAGATTCAGTTCTTTCAGTTTGTTTCAAAAATGACGCAGCTGAAAACGCAACAGCCTGTCTTTCCGTGGGTGATAACGGCAATGCAACCAAAGTTGGTTGGGGGATAAAAACTACCTCTACGGACAGGTCAGATATTATTAAAGGTTCCGAGCTGCCACAGTTGGTGTCCTCTTCACAATGCCATATTGCACTGAAGACCAACGGACCAGATGGAGACTAT GCGGAGTTAAAGTTGTTCAACTTTGGGGCACAAACAGCTGCTGGTGCCGTTTTGATGATTTCCGATCATTTT AGCATGAGTGCAATGGTCGATGACTCAACTGTGGATTCATGGGCAATTTCTAAAGCTGTATTGAATGGAAGCGAATTTTTCATGGACTTGAGCGGATGCAGACTCTCAG ATGTCACTTTGGCAGCCGATTCAGAGAAGTTAAACCCAGGAACCTGCCTCAAAGAAGTCTGTGATAAACATGCAGTCGCCAGTACTGTCAGTTCATGTGGAGCCAAGGAGGTTTGCCAGGACAACGTCAA ATGCGGGATTCAGCACAACGACACCATTGACAGTTCGATCAACTGCAACCGCTCAACTGAACA CTGTAATCTCATGAGGCAGGCACCTTTCACTGCTTGTCACGACCGCATTGACCCAGAGCCGTACATAACCGCCTGCACAAACACTTTGTGCAATTACCCGGCGGTGGACGGTCTCAACTGCCAGTTGTTGGAGGCTTATGCCAAGGCCTGCAGTCTGAAGAACGTCACACTGAAGAACTGGAGGTCAACGGTTGGCTGCTGTAAGATTCAgtttgacttttattattaa
- the LOC119478594 gene encoding mucin-5B-like: protein MISDHFSMSAMVDDSTVDSWAISKAVLNGSEFFMDLSGCRLSDVTLAADSEKLNPGTCLKEVCDKHAVASTVSSCGAKEVCQDNVKCGIQHNDTIDSSINCNRSTEHCNLMRQAPFTACHDRIDPEPYITACTNTLCNYPAVDGLNCQLLEAYAKACSLKNVTLKNWRSTVGCCKIQFDFYY, encoded by the exons ATGATTTCCGATCATTTT AGCATGAGTGCAATGGTCGATGACTCAACTGTGGATTCATGGGCAATTTCTAAAGCTGTATTGAATGGAAGCGAATTTTTCATGGACTTGAGCGGATGCAGACTCTCAG ATGTCACTTTGGCAGCCGATTCAGAGAAGTTAAACCCAGGAACCTGCCTCAAAGAAGTCTGTGATAAACATGCAGTCGCCAGTACTGTCAGTTCATGTGGAGCCAAGGAGGTTTGCCAGGACAACGTCAA ATGCGGGATTCAGCACAACGACACCATTGACAGTTCGATCAACTGCAACCGCTCAACTGAACA CTGTAATCTCATGAGGCAGGCACCTTTCACTGCTTGTCACGACCGCATTGACCCAGAGCCGTACATAACCGCCTGCACAAACACTTTGTGCAATTACCCGGCGGTGGACGGTCTCAACTGCCAGTTGTTGGAGGCTTATGCCAAGGCCTGCAGTCTGAAGAACGTCACACTGAAGAACTGGAGGTCAACGGTTGGCTGCTGTAAGATTCAgtttgacttttattattaa